From a region of the Hyalangium minutum genome:
- a CDS encoding type I polyketide synthase produces MSEANAAEARKALLRQALSKIDELQTKLTQAEQFRDAPIAVVGIGCRFPGANEPERYWRNLAEGLDLVTEVPPDRWDNEQWFDPDPDAPGKTYSRHGGFLGKVDGFDAAFFGIAPRDAVHMDPQHRLLLECAWEALERAGLPADRLSGTKTGVFVGISSSDYGMLIHEREPMESLDAYFLTGLAPNFAAGRTSYVLGLQGPAMAVDTACSSSLVAVHLACQSLRAGGSDLALAAGTNLMLMPLSHIVMSKVRVLSGTGRCRTFDTAADGLVRGEAVAVVVLKRLSDALAAGDNVLAVIRGTAVNQDGPSSGLTVPNKHAQERVIRDALENAKVQPHEVSYVEAHGTGTPLGDPIELRALSAVYGKDRPADSPLYVGSVKTNIGHTEPSAGIAGLIKVILSLQNRTLPPHLHLHQRTPQVDWSGLGIDVPTRLTPWSRPKLIAGVSAFGASGTNAHIVVEEAPPVEHGSPKPVRPELLVLSARGEPALRALATEYISHLQGGKAASMAELAAAASVRRMHHEHRLAVVGETHEELVAALEPLSRGAPHPFGASGQSDKETRRKVVFVFPGQGSQWAAMGRDLLEQEPVFLRAVERCAEAFAPHVDWSLLDELRSEQPSERMDVIQPALFAMEVGLAALWRSWGLEPDAVIGHSMGEVAAAHVAGALSLEDAARVICRRSKLLREVSGQGAMAVVELGMKEAQERLRGLEDRLAVAVSNGPRSTVLSGNADALETLLGQLEREGIFCRRVKVTVASHSPQMDPLRGPLLAALAELKPRQGAVPLYSTVTGEVSPGTSLDPAYWVNNLREPVRFWHTIEKLMADGHTLFVEISPHPILLPAIEQIFAERATAAYAFGSLRREQPARRTLLKSLGDLYVRGAPIDWTKLYPNARVVPLPTYPFQRERYWVDPPAADARRARGASMGGALLGERFESAGDSRLHSWRRWLSLGDAGFLAEHLVQGLPMVPATIYPLLVLEAARRALGPGQYAVEELLFGGPLALEAAPQGERELQISLVEEGAGRTSFRAASRREGEPWAVHVSGRIGSGANMGEVFGQEALEAVRARCSMPAPADGFYGELEQRGIANGPRLRSIQEIWLGQGEALTRLSVPAGSARASEGLPLHPVLLDGAFQSIGAALATLENEEPGVPLPTRIQALTVGTSSVTQAWSHVRVRSIDARTLEADLRILDEAGALIAEARGLRLELRDAGGQRPEAKLFANEWQATEALPAPTSPEPGTWLVVTHELARGRLLGQRLEAHGQKVLYAEPGALRVTDRARVLLSEALAGPCRGVLYLASSVPTPGAEDVAESCSALGRDSMDLLAIAQALQGSGVNPLPRLWLITQGAQSVAGEPVSLAQSGVWGLSRSLFKVKSARLDVGSEDTLESASRELLTGSAEDEIVLRPNARYVARLRQPGAGLAFQQVPAHEQPFRLEVEKPGELDSLSLRVSERRAPGRGEVEFRVHAAGLNFSDAMKALGMYPAEEGEKSVLGLECAGQVIAVGEGVEGLEVGQEVFGLAAGSLGAYVTVPAAQVVARPRGLTVEQAASSGMAFTAAWHALHEVARLQKGERILIHCAASGVGLAAVRIARQVGAEVFATTSSPEKRDFLREQGVARVMDSRSLRFAEEVLAATQGEGVDVVLNSLAGEAIEKGLSVLASDGRFVDLGKRDLNAAHRTLSLGLLRKRISYHVVDLLGLARERPGRIRSLLGQVSQALDQGTLAPLPVHVWPLAKANEAIRALAMAKHVGKLVVSIQQDEGALVSVPARPWAGLSKEAAYLLVTDAPTMGAWLLRWMVEEGARHVVLATPREGTFEALAAGAREAEVAGADVEWARVELTDASQLAHLLEEGERRGRRWKGFFHAPAAEPREALESALGPSVTPAMTLETLTRGRALDTFVLLSSGGASLGRSSPPTVSAMTAVLDALAQRRRLAGLPGLSLDLGPVATEEAQKGAAANLSARQARALLSEALGSGLTQVGALPASPPEAGWMSRVSPLPRFSEVVAALGSTGGASAGAGTLLSGVAPEERKARLLDFVHEQVSLVLRMDREKISVEAPLRGFGIDSLMGLELRNRLEKALGFRLPATVMWSSPTIAALVEKLLEVAESQLVQQTN; encoded by the coding sequence CACATGGATCCTCAGCATCGGCTCCTGCTCGAGTGCGCGTGGGAGGCGCTGGAGCGTGCGGGGCTGCCCGCGGATCGCCTGAGCGGGACGAAGACAGGCGTCTTCGTGGGTATCTCCAGCAGCGACTACGGCATGCTCATCCATGAGCGGGAGCCCATGGAGTCGCTGGACGCGTACTTCCTCACGGGCCTCGCTCCGAACTTCGCCGCGGGCCGCACCTCTTATGTGCTGGGACTGCAGGGGCCGGCGATGGCGGTGGACACGGCGTGCTCCTCGTCGCTGGTCGCGGTGCACCTGGCCTGCCAGAGCCTGCGGGCGGGGGGCTCGGATCTGGCGCTGGCGGCGGGCACCAACCTGATGCTGATGCCCCTCTCGCACATCGTGATGTCCAAGGTGCGGGTGCTCTCGGGCACCGGGCGCTGCCGGACGTTCGACACTGCGGCGGACGGGCTCGTGCGCGGCGAGGCCGTGGCGGTCGTGGTCCTCAAGCGGCTGTCGGATGCGCTGGCTGCGGGCGACAACGTGCTGGCGGTCATTCGGGGCACGGCGGTGAACCAGGACGGGCCCAGCAGCGGACTGACTGTGCCCAACAAGCACGCGCAGGAGCGCGTCATCCGCGACGCGCTCGAGAACGCCAAGGTCCAGCCCCACGAGGTGAGCTACGTGGAGGCGCACGGCACCGGCACCCCGCTGGGGGACCCGATCGAGCTGCGCGCGTTGAGCGCGGTGTACGGGAAGGATCGGCCTGCGGACAGCCCGCTGTACGTCGGCTCGGTGAAGACGAACATCGGGCACACGGAGCCGTCGGCGGGCATCGCGGGCCTGATCAAGGTCATCCTCTCCTTGCAGAACCGCACGCTTCCGCCGCATCTGCACTTGCATCAGCGCACGCCTCAGGTGGACTGGAGCGGGCTGGGGATCGATGTGCCGACGCGGCTGACCCCCTGGTCTCGCCCGAAGCTCATCGCGGGAGTGAGCGCGTTTGGCGCCAGCGGGACGAACGCGCACATCGTGGTGGAAGAAGCGCCGCCCGTGGAGCACGGGTCTCCCAAGCCGGTTCGGCCTGAGCTGCTGGTGCTCTCGGCACGCGGCGAGCCTGCACTGCGAGCGCTCGCCACCGAGTACATCTCGCACCTCCAGGGAGGCAAAGCGGCCTCGATGGCGGAGCTGGCAGCGGCGGCGAGCGTGCGCCGCATGCACCACGAGCACCGGCTGGCGGTGGTGGGAGAGACGCACGAGGAGCTGGTGGCGGCGCTCGAGCCGCTGTCTCGCGGAGCGCCGCATCCGTTCGGGGCCTCGGGCCAGAGCGACAAGGAGACGCGACGCAAGGTGGTCTTCGTCTTCCCCGGGCAGGGCTCGCAGTGGGCGGCCATGGGCCGGGATCTGCTCGAGCAGGAGCCGGTCTTCCTGCGCGCGGTGGAGCGATGCGCCGAGGCGTTTGCCCCCCACGTGGACTGGTCTCTGCTGGATGAGCTGCGTTCCGAGCAGCCTTCAGAGCGGATGGATGTCATCCAGCCGGCGCTGTTCGCCATGGAGGTTGGGCTGGCGGCGCTCTGGCGCTCATGGGGCCTGGAGCCGGACGCGGTGATCGGGCACAGCATGGGAGAGGTGGCAGCCGCGCATGTGGCTGGAGCGCTCAGTCTGGAAGATGCGGCGCGGGTCATCTGCCGCCGCAGCAAGCTGCTGCGAGAGGTGAGCGGGCAGGGGGCCATGGCGGTGGTCGAGCTGGGGATGAAGGAGGCGCAGGAGCGTCTGCGCGGCCTCGAGGATCGATTGGCTGTGGCGGTGAGCAATGGCCCACGCTCCACGGTGCTATCCGGGAACGCGGACGCGCTCGAGACGTTGCTGGGGCAGTTGGAGCGGGAGGGGATCTTCTGCCGCCGTGTGAAGGTGACGGTGGCCTCGCATAGCCCTCAGATGGATCCGCTCCGAGGCCCTCTGCTGGCGGCCCTGGCCGAGCTCAAGCCGCGACAGGGCGCGGTCCCGCTCTACTCCACGGTGACGGGGGAGGTGAGCCCCGGCACGAGCCTCGACCCCGCGTACTGGGTGAACAACCTGCGTGAGCCCGTGCGCTTCTGGCACACCATCGAGAAGTTGATGGCAGACGGCCACACGCTGTTCGTGGAGATCAGCCCCCACCCCATCCTGCTCCCCGCGATAGAGCAGATCTTCGCGGAGCGTGCCACCGCCGCCTACGCCTTTGGCAGCCTCCGGCGAGAGCAGCCCGCCCGCCGCACGTTGCTGAAGTCCCTGGGGGACTTGTACGTGCGAGGTGCGCCGATCGACTGGACGAAGCTCTACCCGAATGCCCGCGTCGTCCCGCTGCCGACCTATCCGTTCCAGCGGGAGCGCTACTGGGTGGATCCGCCGGCTGCGGACGCGCGGCGGGCCCGAGGGGCCTCCATGGGAGGCGCGCTGCTCGGAGAGAGATTCGAGTCAGCGGGGGACAGTCGGCTGCACTCCTGGCGGAGATGGTTGAGCCTGGGCGATGCCGGCTTCCTGGCGGAGCATCTCGTCCAGGGGCTGCCGATGGTCCCCGCGACGATCTATCCGCTCCTGGTCCTGGAGGCTGCGCGGCGGGCGCTCGGTCCAGGGCAGTACGCCGTGGAGGAGCTCTTGTTCGGAGGCCCGCTGGCGCTCGAGGCAGCTCCTCAGGGTGAGCGCGAGCTGCAGATCTCCCTCGTCGAAGAAGGAGCAGGGCGCACGAGCTTCCGCGCCGCGAGCCGCCGCGAGGGCGAGCCTTGGGCGGTCCACGTGTCGGGGAGGATCGGCTCGGGCGCGAACATGGGCGAGGTGTTCGGGCAGGAGGCTCTTGAGGCCGTGCGCGCACGGTGCTCGATGCCAGCGCCTGCCGACGGGTTCTACGGAGAGCTGGAGCAGCGGGGAATCGCGAACGGCCCACGGCTGAGATCGATCCAGGAGATCTGGCTCGGTCAGGGCGAGGCGCTCACGCGGCTCTCCGTTCCGGCTGGGAGCGCCCGCGCGTCCGAAGGGCTGCCCTTGCACCCGGTGCTGCTCGACGGCGCGTTCCAGAGTATCGGCGCCGCCCTGGCAACGCTGGAGAACGAGGAGCCCGGGGTGCCACTCCCGACGAGGATCCAGGCGTTGACCGTGGGGACCTCCTCGGTGACGCAGGCCTGGAGCCATGTGCGCGTGCGCTCCATCGATGCGCGGACGCTCGAGGCGGATCTGCGCATTCTCGATGAAGCGGGGGCGCTGATCGCGGAGGCGCGCGGTCTGCGGCTCGAGCTGAGAGATGCAGGGGGCCAGCGCCCGGAGGCGAAGCTGTTCGCCAACGAGTGGCAAGCCACGGAGGCACTGCCCGCGCCGACCAGCCCGGAGCCCGGCACCTGGCTCGTCGTCACGCATGAGCTCGCCAGGGGCCGGCTCCTCGGCCAGAGGCTGGAGGCGCATGGCCAGAAGGTGCTCTACGCGGAGCCGGGGGCGCTCCGGGTGACCGATCGGGCCCGTGTGCTCTTGAGCGAGGCGCTCGCCGGGCCGTGCCGAGGCGTCCTGTACCTGGCGTCGAGTGTGCCGACTCCAGGAGCGGAGGACGTGGCGGAGAGCTGCTCGGCGCTGGGGCGCGACTCCATGGATCTGCTGGCGATTGCCCAGGCCCTCCAAGGGTCTGGGGTGAATCCTCTGCCGCGTCTGTGGCTCATCACCCAGGGGGCGCAGAGCGTCGCGGGCGAGCCGGTGTCTCTCGCCCAGTCAGGCGTCTGGGGGCTGAGCCGGAGCCTGTTCAAGGTGAAGTCCGCGCGACTCGACGTGGGATCGGAGGACACGCTGGAGTCCGCCTCCCGGGAGCTGCTCACCGGTTCGGCCGAGGATGAGATCGTACTTCGCCCCAATGCCCGGTACGTCGCGCGACTGCGTCAGCCGGGCGCGGGCTTGGCCTTTCAGCAGGTGCCCGCGCACGAGCAGCCGTTCCGCCTGGAGGTGGAGAAGCCCGGCGAGCTCGACAGCCTCTCCCTGCGCGTGAGCGAGCGCCGCGCCCCAGGACGGGGCGAGGTGGAATTCCGCGTGCATGCGGCGGGGCTCAACTTCAGTGACGCCATGAAGGCCCTGGGGATGTACCCCGCCGAAGAGGGCGAGAAGTCTGTGCTGGGCCTGGAGTGTGCGGGGCAGGTCATCGCGGTGGGCGAGGGCGTCGAGGGCCTTGAGGTGGGGCAAGAGGTCTTCGGGCTCGCTGCGGGGAGCCTCGGGGCGTACGTCACCGTGCCGGCCGCGCAGGTGGTGGCCCGCCCGCGAGGGCTCACGGTCGAGCAGGCCGCCTCCTCCGGAATGGCCTTCACGGCGGCCTGGCACGCACTGCACGAGGTCGCCCGGCTCCAGAAGGGAGAGCGGATCCTGATCCACTGTGCCGCCAGCGGCGTGGGGCTCGCGGCGGTGCGGATCGCCCGGCAGGTGGGGGCGGAGGTCTTCGCGACCACCAGCTCGCCGGAGAAGCGGGACTTCCTGCGCGAGCAGGGCGTGGCGCGGGTGATGGACTCGCGCTCGCTGCGCTTCGCCGAGGAGGTCCTCGCGGCCACTCAGGGCGAGGGCGTGGATGTCGTCCTCAACTCGTTGGCGGGCGAGGCGATCGAAAAGGGGCTCTCGGTCCTGGCGTCGGATGGCCGCTTCGTGGACCTGGGCAAGCGGGACCTGAATGCGGCGCATCGGACGCTGAGCCTGGGCCTGCTGCGCAAGCGAATCTCGTACCACGTCGTGGATCTGCTGGGGCTCGCGCGCGAGCGCCCGGGACGGATCCGCTCGCTGCTGGGACAGGTCTCGCAGGCGCTCGATCAGGGCACGCTGGCTCCGCTGCCGGTGCACGTCTGGCCGCTGGCCAAGGCGAATGAGGCGATCCGCGCGCTGGCGATGGCGAAGCATGTCGGCAAGCTCGTCGTCTCGATCCAGCAGGATGAGGGAGCGCTCGTCTCGGTTCCGGCGCGTCCATGGGCTGGCCTCTCCAAGGAGGCGGCGTACCTCCTCGTCACCGATGCACCCACGATGGGTGCCTGGCTCCTCCGGTGGATGGTGGAGGAGGGGGCCCGGCACGTCGTGCTCGCCACACCTCGGGAGGGGACTTTCGAAGCGTTGGCCGCTGGGGCACGGGAAGCCGAGGTGGCGGGGGCGGATGTGGAGTGGGCGCGGGTGGAGCTGACGGATGCGAGCCAACTGGCGCACCTGCTCGAGGAGGGAGAGCGACGCGGGCGCCGGTGGAAGGGGTTCTTCCACGCCCCTGCCGCCGAGCCTCGCGAGGCGCTGGAGTCCGCACTGGGCCCGAGCGTGACCCCGGCGATGACGCTGGAGACCCTGACGCGTGGGAGGGCACTCGACACCTTTGTGCTGCTCTCGTCGGGAGGCGCGTCGCTCGGACGCTCCAGCCCGCCAACGGTCTCCGCCATGACGGCCGTGCTCGACGCACTGGCGCAGCGCCGGCGCCTCGCGGGTCTTCCTGGGCTCAGCCTGGATTTGGGACCCGTGGCAACCGAGGAGGCCCAGAAGGGCGCGGCAGCGAACCTCTCGGCGCGCCAGGCACGAGCGCTCTTGTCGGAGGCGCTCGGCAGCGGACTGACGCAAGTTGGAGCCCTGCCCGCGTCTCCGCCCGAGGCGGGATGGATGTCCCGGGTGAGCCCGCTGCCGCGCTTCTCGGAGGTGGTGGCCGCCTTGGGGAGCACGGGGGGGGCGAGCGCCGGAGCGGGCACGCTGTTGAGCGGAGTTGCACCCGAAGAGCGCAAGGCGCGCCTGCTGGACTTCGTACACGAGCAGGTGAGCCTCGTCCTCCGGATGGATCGTGAGAAGATCAGCGTGGAGGCGCCGCTGCGAGGCTTCGGGATTGATTCCCTCATGGGGCTCGAGCTGCGCAACCGGCTGGAGAAGGCGTTGGGCTTCCGTCTCCCCGCCACGGTGATGTGGAGCAGCCCGACGATCGCCGCCCTCGTCGAGAAGCTCCTCGAGGTCGCGGAGTCCCAACTCGTGCAGCAGACGAACTGA
- a CDS encoding thioesterase II family protein: MFGGTRKAARARIFCFHHAGGGASMYRKWVEDLPPELDLYAVQLPGREFRIREASFTQLEPLVQELARVLGPLLEQPFALFGHSMGATVAFELARELRRRGARQPLMLGASGRIAPHCRSRFTPVQELTEAQLVEKLKRGGGLPDYVLNEPELMAMVLPLVRSDYKIVDGYRLTPEPPLTFPIAAFYGLDDVLTTPEEITGWQQHTTGAFSVQALPGDHFFLANARREILWTLSRGILQALDR; the protein is encoded by the coding sequence ATGTTTGGAGGAACCCGGAAAGCCGCGAGGGCGCGGATCTTCTGCTTCCATCACGCGGGAGGAGGCGCGTCGATGTACCGGAAGTGGGTGGAGGATCTCCCACCTGAGCTCGATCTCTATGCGGTCCAGCTTCCGGGGCGAGAGTTCCGCATTCGCGAGGCCTCCTTCACGCAACTGGAGCCGCTCGTCCAGGAGCTGGCCCGGGTGCTGGGGCCTCTGCTGGAGCAGCCGTTCGCCCTCTTCGGTCACAGCATGGGCGCCACCGTGGCATTCGAGCTGGCCCGCGAGCTGCGTCGGCGCGGGGCGAGGCAGCCTCTCATGTTGGGCGCCTCCGGGCGCATCGCCCCCCACTGCCGCTCGCGCTTCACGCCGGTGCAGGAGCTCACGGAGGCGCAGCTCGTCGAGAAGCTCAAGAGGGGAGGCGGTCTGCCCGATTACGTCCTCAACGAGCCGGAGCTGATGGCGATGGTCCTCCCGCTGGTCCGCTCCGACTACAAGATTGTCGACGGCTACCGGCTCACTCCCGAGCCACCGCTGACCTTTCCCATTGCGGCCTTCTACGGGCTCGACGACGTGCTCACGACACCGGAGGAGATCACGGGGTGGCAGCAGCACACCACCGGTGCTTTCTCGGTGCAGGCGCTCCCGGGCGACCATTTCTTCTTGGCCAACGCCCGGCGAGAGATCTTGTGGACCCTGAGCCGGGGCATCCTGCAGGCGCTGGACAGGTGA
- a CDS encoding cytochrome P450, producing the protein MAPLPPGPSIALVETFRYMTDPVGAYAWFRKNYGDTLTVKTLEGPLIITGEPEGAREVLTADPTSYEIFAPENLRMVFRDGSVPLIVGEPHRRQRKLLMPPFLGARMRAYAGTMQQVALKRMGAVRPGETIPMHEVSRGITREVILRNVFGLADDSLVARFEEAFVELQKATTPALLFFSWLRHEFGGVGPYARYLRANARLDALIAEQLTARRANLEAAPDDMLNLMMTSKYDDGTGMTNEQVSKELVGLLVAGYAATATAIAWGVYWTYRSPEILRKLREELAGLPADAGPEAYASLPYLGAVCNETLRIYPPVPDMFRKLRAPIQVRGYTLPAGAGVAVFSRMIHSREDLYPEPDTFRPERFLERKFTPYEFIPFGAGVRRCLGAAFAEQQLKVVLATIVRNFDLELADPAEVPVRQGVGVGPKNGVRVRLAQKLLS; encoded by the coding sequence ATGGCTCCCCTTCCCCCTGGCCCCTCCATCGCCCTCGTCGAGACGTTCCGCTACATGACCGATCCCGTCGGGGCCTACGCCTGGTTCCGGAAGAACTACGGCGACACCCTGACCGTCAAGACTCTGGAAGGGCCGCTGATCATCACCGGCGAGCCCGAGGGGGCACGCGAGGTCCTCACGGCGGACCCCACGAGCTACGAGATCTTCGCGCCCGAAAACCTGCGGATGGTCTTCCGCGATGGCTCCGTCCCCCTGATCGTTGGCGAGCCGCACCGGCGCCAGCGCAAGCTGCTGATGCCGCCGTTCCTGGGCGCTCGCATGCGGGCCTACGCTGGCACGATGCAGCAGGTAGCGCTCAAGCGGATGGGCGCGGTGCGCCCCGGTGAGACGATCCCCATGCACGAGGTGTCCCGCGGCATCACGCGCGAGGTGATCCTCCGCAACGTCTTTGGCCTGGCCGATGACTCCCTGGTCGCGCGCTTCGAGGAGGCCTTCGTCGAGCTCCAGAAGGCGACGACGCCCGCCCTGCTCTTCTTCAGTTGGCTGCGTCATGAGTTCGGCGGAGTTGGCCCCTACGCGAGGTACCTGCGCGCCAACGCACGCCTGGACGCGCTGATCGCCGAGCAGCTCACGGCCCGCCGCGCCAATCTCGAGGCCGCGCCGGATGACATGCTCAACCTCATGATGACGTCGAAGTACGACGACGGCACGGGGATGACCAACGAGCAGGTGAGCAAAGAGCTGGTGGGACTGCTCGTGGCGGGCTACGCCGCCACCGCCACTGCGATCGCCTGGGGCGTTTACTGGACCTACCGGTCCCCCGAGATCCTGCGCAAGCTCCGCGAGGAGCTGGCGGGCCTGCCCGCCGACGCAGGCCCCGAGGCGTACGCCTCGCTCCCCTACCTGGGAGCCGTCTGCAACGAGACGCTGCGCATCTACCCGCCCGTGCCGGACATGTTCCGCAAGCTGCGGGCGCCCATCCAGGTCCGCGGCTATACCCTGCCTGCGGGCGCCGGTGTCGCGGTGTTCAGCCGGATGATCCACTCTCGCGAGGATCTGTACCCGGAGCCGGACACGTTCCGCCCGGAGCGCTTCCTCGAGCGCAAGTTCACCCCCTACGAGTTCATCCCCTTCGGGGCGGGGGTGCGGCGCTGCCTTGGGGCCGCGTTCGCGGAGCAGCAGCTGAAGGTCGTACTCGCGACGATCGTGCGGAACTTCGATCTGGAGCTGGCCGATCCAGCGGAGGTGCCGGTGCGCCAGGGAGTGGGTGTGGGGCCCAAGAACGGTGTGCGCGTGCGGCTGGCCCAGAAGCTCCTCTCCTGA
- a CDS encoding phthiocerol/phthiodiolone dimycocerosyl transferase family protein, with the protein MASGTDVLRALGDFERAFWLMDQTHSVNFAIIAHVRGALEPQVLERALALLQARHPLLGARITDSGPASFGRGGVPPIPLREASRGSEDQWRQEVEHELNTPLPWSQGPLVRAVLVRAAEQSEILLTFHHSAGDGRSGMYAMRDLLTFAASLMGGAPVAAEAVRFPPSIEELSAPHVRGLRAFGRVARFLGSTVLAMSRRPGKLPSQSQEVKARTALLHGELSPEEGERLRARCRKESATVHGVLCGAMLRAAAAQLDGLTHSSKPRFLSCYSPVDLRDMFQESVAPGAVGYFLGMGLSFHRVDRSAEIWPLAREVGERLRTMREDGTIVAATHFQSRVQKGWDVKTAASSAPPVTAAVSNLREVDIPGQYGPLALDGVHFSLASHGWGTAPVLTVATYQGRMQLNFTYSLPRVPEEWGRQVFERALGELRALAA; encoded by the coding sequence GTGGCCTCTGGAACGGATGTGCTGAGAGCACTGGGTGACTTCGAGCGTGCGTTCTGGCTGATGGATCAGACCCACAGCGTCAACTTCGCCATCATCGCGCACGTGAGAGGAGCGCTGGAGCCTCAGGTGCTCGAACGTGCGCTCGCGCTGCTTCAGGCCCGGCATCCGCTGCTGGGCGCCCGGATCACCGACTCCGGACCCGCCTCGTTCGGTAGGGGCGGGGTGCCACCCATTCCCCTACGTGAGGCGTCCCGTGGCTCCGAGGATCAGTGGCGCCAGGAGGTGGAGCACGAGCTGAATACTCCGCTGCCCTGGAGCCAGGGGCCGCTGGTGCGCGCCGTCCTCGTGCGAGCGGCGGAGCAGAGTGAGATCCTGCTCACCTTTCACCACTCGGCGGGAGATGGGCGCTCGGGGATGTACGCGATGAGGGATCTGCTCACGTTCGCGGCCTCGCTCATGGGCGGGGCGCCGGTGGCGGCGGAAGCCGTGCGATTCCCGCCCAGCATCGAGGAGCTGTCCGCTCCGCACGTGCGAGGGCTGCGGGCCTTCGGGCGGGTTGCGCGGTTCTTGGGCTCGACGGTGCTGGCGATGAGCCGGCGCCCCGGGAAGCTCCCCTCGCAGAGCCAGGAAGTGAAGGCGCGGACCGCCCTGCTCCATGGGGAGCTGTCCCCGGAAGAGGGCGAGCGGCTTCGTGCCCGCTGCCGAAAGGAGTCGGCCACGGTCCACGGAGTGCTCTGCGGCGCCATGCTCCGGGCGGCGGCGGCCCAGCTCGACGGCCTCACCCACTCCTCCAAGCCGCGCTTCCTGAGCTGCTATTCGCCCGTTGATCTGCGGGACATGTTCCAGGAGTCCGTGGCCCCAGGCGCCGTGGGCTATTTCCTGGGGATGGGGCTGAGCTTCCACCGCGTCGACCGTTCGGCGGAGATCTGGCCCCTGGCGCGCGAGGTGGGGGAGCGCCTGCGCACCATGCGGGAGGACGGCACCATCGTCGCTGCCACCCACTTCCAGAGCCGCGTACAGAAGGGCTGGGACGTGAAGACCGCCGCGAGCAGCGCGCCCCCGGTCACCGCCGCGGTGTCCAACCTCCGGGAGGTGGACATCCCCGGCCAGTACGGCCCGCTCGCCTTGGACGGTGTCCATTTCTCCCTGGCGAGCCATGGCTGGGGAACCGCCCCTGTGCTCACCGTGGCGACCTACCAGGGGCGCATGCAGTTGAACTTCACCTACAGCCTCCCTCGCGTGCCCGAGGAGTGGGGCCGCCAGGTGTTCGAGCGCGCCCTCGGGGAGCTTCGTGCCCTGGCCGCTTGA